A single region of the Erythrobacter sp. HL-111 genome encodes:
- a CDS encoding ParA family protein, whose product MRVLALASQKGGSGKTTLSGHLAVQAQRAGAGPVVLIDIDPQGSLADWWNEREAEYPAFAQTTVSRLANDLQVLRQQGFKLAVIDTPPAITMAIQSVISVAELIVVPTRPSPHDLRAVGATVDLCERAGKPLVFVVNAATPKAKITSEAAVALSQHGTVAPITLHHRTDFAASMIDGRTVMEVDPESRSAAEITALWKYINDRLEKNFRRTVFAAAPNGQVAANGVHRPAGGFGRRVAQ is encoded by the coding sequence TTGCGTGTACTCGCTTTGGCATCGCAGAAAGGCGGATCGGGGAAGACCACCCTCTCCGGCCACCTCGCCGTCCAGGCCCAGCGCGCAGGCGCCGGCCCGGTCGTGCTCATCGACATCGACCCGCAGGGATCGCTCGCCGACTGGTGGAACGAGCGCGAGGCGGAATATCCCGCCTTCGCCCAGACCACCGTCTCGCGGCTCGCCAACGATCTCCAGGTGCTGCGCCAGCAGGGCTTCAAGCTGGCGGTAATCGACACCCCGCCCGCGATCACCATGGCGATCCAGTCGGTGATTTCGGTCGCCGAACTGATCGTGGTGCCGACCCGCCCCAGCCCGCACGACCTGCGCGCCGTGGGCGCCACGGTCGACCTGTGCGAACGCGCGGGCAAGCCGCTGGTCTTCGTCGTCAACGCCGCCACCCCCAAGGCCAAGATCACCTCGGAAGCCGCCGTCGCGCTGTCGCAGCACGGCACGGTCGCGCCGATCACGCTCCACCATCGCACCGATTTCGCCGCCTCGATGATCGACGGGCGCACGGTGATGGAAGTCGATCCCGAAAGCCGCAGCGCGGCCGAGATCACGGCGCTGTGGAAATACATCAACGACCGGCTGGAAAAGAACTTCCGCCGCACCGTCTTCGCTGCCGCCCCCAACGGGCAGGTCGCGGCGAACGGCGTCCACCGCCCGGCGGGCGGATTCGGCCGCCGGGTCGCGCAGTAA
- a CDS encoding SPOR domain-containing protein: MPSDTSLSARPAPCRLARAFARSPAGPAALLLALAATPGLANVKDGVDAWSAGDYGRAVAEWQGPATNGDPDALFNLAQAYRLGRGVEADIARARELYAEAAQKGHAKAADNYGLLLFQQGAQESAMPLIRDAADRGDPRAQYVLGLAHFNADYAPKDWVRAYALLTLARSQGLPQATEALAQMDRYVPDAQKSAAQSLARQLEEESARRRSAQLAAADLGRMSAAKDAPAPVAAAAGTPAQMAEALPQSQPQTGREPQPGPQRSARPDPAPVLVAALPEPREAAPPRTPPAPVPAAVSASASGLASGAGAQAAPSAARARPQPVRVEAAARPRGKWRVQLGAFGVPGNAERLWRKLADNPALAGTERALVPAGRVTKLQAVGFARRSDARAACSALAREGQACIVAAPGS, translated from the coding sequence ATGCCCAGCGACACCAGCCTTTCCGCGCGCCCGGCGCCCTGCCGGCTCGCTCGCGCCTTCGCGCGGTCCCCTGCCGGCCCGGCGGCGCTCCTGCTGGCGCTGGCCGCGACGCCCGGGCTCGCCAATGTCAAGGACGGTGTCGACGCCTGGAGCGCGGGTGACTATGGCCGCGCGGTCGCCGAATGGCAGGGACCGGCGACCAATGGCGATCCCGATGCCCTCTTCAACCTCGCCCAGGCCTATCGCCTTGGTCGCGGGGTCGAGGCGGATATCGCCCGCGCGCGCGAACTCTATGCCGAAGCGGCGCAGAAAGGCCATGCGAAAGCAGCCGACAATTACGGCCTGCTGCTGTTCCAGCAGGGCGCACAGGAAAGCGCGATGCCGCTGATCCGCGACGCCGCCGACCGCGGCGACCCGCGCGCGCAATACGTGCTCGGCCTCGCCCATTTCAACGCCGACTATGCGCCGAAGGACTGGGTGCGCGCCTATGCCCTGCTCACCCTCGCCCGGTCGCAGGGACTGCCGCAGGCGACCGAGGCGCTGGCCCAGATGGATCGCTACGTGCCCGATGCCCAGAAAAGCGCGGCGCAATCGCTCGCCCGCCAGCTCGAAGAGGAATCGGCCCGCAGGCGCTCCGCGCAGCTGGCCGCAGCCGATCTCGGCCGGATGAGCGCGGCGAAGGACGCGCCCGCCCCGGTCGCGGCCGCGGCGGGCACGCCCGCACAGATGGCGGAGGCCCTGCCGCAATCCCAGCCGCAGACCGGGCGCGAACCGCAGCCCGGCCCGCAGCGATCGGCCCGGCCCGATCCCGCGCCCGTGCTGGTCGCGGCCCTGCCCGAACCGCGCGAGGCCGCGCCGCCGCGCACCCCGCCCGCGCCGGTTCCGGCGGCGGTTTCGGCTTCGGCTTCGGGTCTGGCTTCCGGGGCGGGCGCGCAGGCCGCCCCTTCGGCGGCGCGGGCTCGCCCGCAACCCGTCCGGGTCGAGGCGGCGGCCCGCCCGCGCGGGAAATGGCGGGTCCAGCTCGGCGCGTTCGGCGTGCCGGGCAATGCCGAACGGCTGTGGAGGAAGCTTGCCGACAATCCCGCGCTCGCCGGGACCGAACGCGCACTCGTGCCCGCCGGGCGGGTGACCAAGCTGCAGGCGGTCGGCTTCGCCCGCCGGTCGGACGCCCGGGCCGCCTGCTCCGCGCTGGCGCGCGAAGGGCAGGCCTGTATCGTTGCCGCGCCCGGCTCCTAG
- a CDS encoding DUF418 domain-containing protein: MSGTYAESGAGRGGMSGARGDATPDGAGDARLGDGAIAPVAANERIESLDFIRGIAVMGILAANIVGFGQPFLAYLYPAAFLTEHGAASEWMWIAQFVLVDGKMRGLFTLLFGAGLYLFMERVWARGGTRWRQMWRLAVLLVFGLVHFFLMWAGDILFYYAAIGFLVVPCLRWGVKAQLWTGLVGYVFGALLYAAALSFPFAVVETAAGETGDLAELREEMLADQERQLADDAVISEFKLSGDYAGLVAYRVREEWFVPLANLAVFVFETLPLMFLGVALYRLGFFSGAFDARRMRFWGWTGVIAGGLMHFGIGLFVREGGFAFYTVQAAFIGWSPLPRLAMVLGLAALMVEYSPRWTGELAERVRAAGRVAFTNYLGTSLVMLFLFHGWGLGLFGALDRPQLYVVVVLAWAAMLLWSKPWLERYRYGPLEWLWRSLTYGRLFAMKR, encoded by the coding sequence GTGAGCGGCACTTATGCGGAAAGCGGCGCGGGGCGGGGCGGGATGTCCGGCGCGCGGGGCGATGCGACACCGGACGGTGCGGGGGACGCGCGGCTGGGCGACGGGGCGATCGCCCCCGTCGCCGCGAACGAACGGATCGAAAGCCTCGATTTCATCCGCGGCATCGCGGTCATGGGCATCCTCGCGGCGAACATCGTCGGCTTCGGCCAGCCTTTCCTCGCCTACCTCTACCCGGCCGCCTTCCTGACCGAGCACGGCGCGGCGTCCGAATGGATGTGGATCGCGCAGTTCGTGCTCGTCGACGGGAAGATGCGCGGGCTTTTCACCCTGCTGTTCGGCGCGGGGCTCTATCTCTTCATGGAGCGCGTGTGGGCGCGCGGTGGCACGCGCTGGCGGCAGATGTGGCGGCTCGCCGTGCTGCTGGTGTTCGGGCTCGTCCACTTCTTCCTGATGTGGGCAGGCGACATCCTGTTCTATTACGCCGCGATCGGCTTTCTCGTCGTGCCCTGCCTCAGGTGGGGGGTGAAGGCCCAGCTGTGGACCGGGCTTGTCGGCTATGTCTTCGGCGCTCTGCTGTATGCGGCGGCGCTGTCCTTTCCCTTTGCCGTGGTCGAAACCGCGGCGGGCGAGACCGGCGACCTCGCCGAGCTGCGCGAGGAGATGCTGGCCGACCAGGAGCGCCAGCTGGCCGATGATGCGGTCATCAGCGAATTCAAGCTTTCGGGCGATTACGCGGGCCTTGTCGCTTACCGTGTGCGCGAGGAATGGTTCGTGCCGCTGGCGAACCTCGCGGTGTTCGTCTTCGAGACCCTGCCGCTGATGTTCCTAGGCGTCGCGCTCTACAGGCTCGGGTTCTTCTCGGGCGCGTTCGATGCGCGGCGGATGCGGTTCTGGGGCTGGACGGGGGTGATCGCGGGCGGGCTGATGCACTTCGGCATCGGCCTGTTCGTGCGCGAGGGAGGGTTCGCCTTCTACACCGTGCAGGCGGCCTTCATCGGCTGGAGCCCGCTGCCGCGGCTCGCGATGGTGCTCGGCCTCGCCGCGCTGATGGTCGAATATTCGCCGCGCTGGACCGGGGAACTCGCCGAAAGGGTGCGCGCGGCGGGGCGGGTTGCCTTCACCAATTACCTCGGCACCTCGCTCGTCATGCTGTTCCTCTTCCACGGCTGGGGGCTCGGCCTGTTCGGGGCGCTCGATCGCCCGCAGCTCTATGTCGTCGTGGTCCTTGCCTGGGCGGCGATGCTGCTCTGGTCGAAGCCCTGGCTCGAACGCTATCGCTACGGGCCGCTCGAATGGCTGTGGCGCAGCCTGACCTACGGACGCCTCTTCGCGATGAAGCGGTGA
- a CDS encoding bacterioferritin-associated ferredoxin, translated as MYICICNAIREDELRRAALGCAGDAEATYATLGKRPNCGQCLGEAGKIIEQERSLSACEKVAV; from the coding sequence ATGTATATCTGCATCTGCAACGCAATCCGCGAAGACGAGCTGCGGCGCGCGGCGCTCGGCTGCGCGGGCGATGCCGAGGCAACCTATGCGACGCTGGGCAAACGCCCCAATTGCGGCCAGTGTCTCGGCGAAGCGGGCAAGATCATCGAACAGGAGCGTTCGCTGTCCGCTTGCGAGAAAGTCGCGGTCTGA
- the bfr gene encoding bacterioferritin, giving the protein MQGDPKIVEFLNKALTNELTAINQYWLHYRVLADWGLTRLAEYERHESIEEMQHADRLAERILFFNALPNFQAIHKLKVGETVEEILKADLALEHEAIPLLREAAAYCQEAKDFTSGQIFEDILRNEEEHVDFLETQFDLIERMGLQNYCQLQSKPAGEGEAGAGN; this is encoded by the coding sequence ATGCAGGGCGATCCGAAAATCGTCGAGTTCCTGAACAAGGCGCTCACCAACGAACTCACCGCCATCAATCAGTACTGGCTGCACTACCGCGTGCTGGCCGACTGGGGTCTCACCAGGCTCGCCGAATACGAGCGCCACGAATCGATCGAGGAAATGCAGCACGCCGACCGGCTGGCCGAACGGATCCTGTTCTTTAATGCGCTGCCCAATTTCCAGGCGATCCACAAGCTCAAGGTCGGCGAGACGGTCGAGGAGATCCTCAAGGCCGATCTCGCGCTGGAGCACGAGGCGATCCCGCTCCTGCGCGAGGCCGCGGCCTATTGCCAGGAGGCGAAGGACTTCACATCGGGTCAGATCTTCGAGGACATCCTGCGCAACGAGGAGGAGCACGTCGACTTCCTCGAAACGCAGTTCGACCTGATCGAGCGGATGGGCCTGCAGAATTACTGCCAGCTCCAGAGCAAGCCTGCGGGCGAGGGCGAGGCCGGCGCGGGCAATTGA
- a CDS encoding DUF2721 domain-containing protein, translating to MNAFGILVAAQPFAFDILERTASTPQVQAVVQQSLAPAFLLGAIGAIMNVIMSRMIWIAGRIERIEEMHAETQTERAARELAWLERRRRAAQRAISFATAAAVNISLVIGLVFLAAYIKAKIGSLIAFLWVLTMVLLVTGLVHFLHETRLAARGFTRDG from the coding sequence GTGAACGCGTTCGGCATCCTCGTCGCCGCCCAGCCCTTCGCCTTCGACATTCTCGAGCGCACCGCCTCGACCCCGCAGGTGCAGGCGGTGGTGCAGCAGAGCCTCGCCCCGGCGTTTCTTCTGGGGGCGATCGGGGCGATCATGAACGTCATCATGAGCCGGATGATCTGGATCGCCGGGCGGATCGAGCGGATCGAGGAGATGCACGCCGAAACCCAGACCGAACGTGCCGCGCGCGAGCTCGCCTGGCTCGAACGGCGGCGCCGCGCGGCGCAGCGGGCGATCAGCTTCGCGACGGCGGCGGCGGTCAATATCAGCCTCGTCATCGGGCTCGTCTTCCTCGCCGCCTACATCAAGGCGAAGATCGGCAGCCTGATCGCCTTTCTGTGGGTGCTGACCATGGTGCTGCTGGTGACGGGCCTCGTCCATTTCCTCCACGAGACGCGGCTGGCGGCGAGAGGCTTCACAAGGGACGGATGA